From a single Sporosarcina oncorhynchi genomic region:
- a CDS encoding AI-2E family transporter yields the protein MQNTDSELNNKQPGKVSGQSRIVHFLGGKTSMYVLLSILLIGLIILVFREVSFIFFPIKVFFSTVVLPIILATIAYYLLRPILRVLEKIRIPRIWGIFIIFIGLIGLITLLVFLVFPFLKNQFSNLIEEFPTYFQQMLINIDNFFRTSIFSTYYKELDINVNHILDNGLGTIGQFFTDAIGGIASGVTSFISALTGFILSIITVPFILFYLLKDGEKLPAIIKRMLPPRLRDDAEEILHDADHQISAYIQGQILVAICIGIMVSIGFLIIDMKYPLLLGALAMFTSVVPYLGPLIAITPAVIIAIVTSPLMLVKLAIVWTIVQLVDGKFISPQIMGKSLRIHPITIIFVLLTAGSLFGVVGVVLGIPGYALLKVVFTHMFKLFRLRYNKHEPDPLLHYDEKDI from the coding sequence ATGCAAAATACAGATAGCGAACTGAACAATAAACAACCCGGTAAAGTATCTGGACAGTCCAGAATCGTCCATTTTCTAGGCGGGAAAACATCGATGTATGTATTGTTGTCAATCTTATTAATTGGATTGATTATTCTCGTATTCCGTGAAGTCTCTTTCATCTTCTTTCCAATCAAAGTGTTTTTCTCTACTGTTGTGTTGCCGATAATTCTAGCGACGATCGCTTATTATCTATTGCGACCGATTTTGAGAGTATTGGAGAAGATTAGAATACCGAGAATTTGGGGTATATTCATCATTTTCATCGGTTTAATCGGCTTAATCACTCTACTCGTTTTCTTGGTTTTTCCGTTTTTGAAAAACCAGTTTTCTAATTTGATTGAAGAGTTTCCGACCTATTTTCAGCAGATGCTGATCAATATCGATAATTTTTTCCGGACATCCATCTTCTCGACTTACTACAAGGAATTGGATATTAACGTTAATCACATACTGGATAACGGTCTAGGGACAATCGGTCAATTCTTTACTGATGCGATTGGGGGAATTGCTTCAGGTGTCACATCTTTCATCTCTGCTTTGACAGGATTTATTCTTTCAATCATTACTGTCCCATTCATATTATTCTACTTGCTGAAGGATGGTGAAAAGCTTCCGGCGATTATTAAGCGGATGCTTCCTCCTCGACTTCGCGATGATGCGGAAGAAATCTTGCATGATGCCGATCACCAAATTAGTGCTTATATTCAAGGCCAGATTCTTGTCGCCATTTGTATCGGTATAATGGTGTCCATCGGTTTTTTAATTATTGATATGAAATACCCGTTATTACTTGGTGCGCTGGCGATGTTCACAAGTGTCGTACCTTATTTAGGCCCATTGATTGCAATTACTCCGGCGGTTATCATCGCAATTGTTACATCTCCGCTCATGCTCGTGAAACTGGCGATCGTCTGGACGATTGTGCAGCTTGTGGATGGGAAGTTCATTTCACCACAAATCATGGGGAAATCACTACGGATACATCCGATAACTATAATTTTCGTTTTACTGACTGCAGGATCTTTGTTCGGGGTGGTGGGTGTCGTTCTTGGTATTCCAGGTTATGCATTACTAAAGGTCGTATTCACCCATATGTTCAAGCTGTTTAGGTTACGTTACAATAAACACGAACCTGATCCGTTGCTACATTATGATGAAAAAGACATATGA
- a CDS encoding helix-turn-helix transcriptional regulator, with product MTHGQTASYTTEEIADLLKVSKLTVYDLIKKGDLRAYRVGRQMRIDAADLEDYKNNSKSGGHLVVADENAVQTKNEETPSNETALPSPQTQPHATRKVIISGQDISLDLLAGAIEKSGNGYRPLRSYTGSLNSLIDMYRGEADIVSTHLFDAETGTYNIPYIKRILTGHSYIVINLLSRKAGFYVQKNNPKRIFSWADFSKPDIKMVNREIGSGARVLLDEMLRVENITGRTINGYDNVELNHITVAGKVASGAADIGVGIEKAATLVGVDFIPLMQERYDLVLFKTSENDVLRNTILSTLQSKAFQNEIHAISGYDLSLTGSIMYETD from the coding sequence ATGACACACGGACAAACAGCTTCTTATACGACCGAAGAAATAGCAGACCTATTAAAAGTTTCTAAACTGACTGTGTATGACCTTATAAAAAAAGGGGATTTGCGTGCATATCGGGTCGGAAGACAGATGCGAATCGACGCTGCGGATCTTGAAGATTACAAGAACAACAGCAAAAGTGGCGGCCACTTAGTGGTAGCTGACGAGAATGCAGTACAGACAAAAAATGAAGAAACTCCATCAAATGAAACAGCCCTCCCCTCCCCTCAAACTCAGCCTCATGCAACGCGTAAAGTAATCATAAGTGGCCAAGATATCAGCCTGGATCTACTTGCCGGCGCAATCGAAAAGAGCGGCAACGGCTACCGCCCATTACGGTCCTATACCGGAAGTCTTAACAGCCTAATCGACATGTACAGAGGTGAAGCAGACATCGTCAGCACACATCTATTTGACGCTGAAACAGGTACGTATAATATTCCTTACATCAAAAGAATTCTCACTGGGCATTCGTACATCGTCATAAACTTGCTTTCTCGAAAGGCTGGATTCTATGTCCAAAAGAACAATCCGAAGCGGATCTTTTCTTGGGCTGATTTCAGTAAGCCAGATATAAAAATGGTCAACCGCGAAATAGGATCTGGAGCAAGAGTCCTTTTAGACGAAATGCTGCGTGTTGAAAATATCACAGGCAGAACTATCAATGGATATGACAATGTGGAATTGAACCATATAACCGTTGCGGGAAAAGTCGCTTCCGGCGCCGCGGACATCGGAGTAGGAATTGAAAAAGCCGCTACGTTAGTCGGGGTTGATTTCATTCCCTTAATGCAGGAAAGATATGACTTAGTCCTTTTCAAAACTTCAGAGAATGACGTTTTGCGGAATACCATTTTATCCACGCTTCAATCAAAAGCTTTCCAAAATGAAATACATGCTATAAGCGGCTATGATCTATCACTTACAGGGTCAATTATGTATGAAACCGATTAA
- the modA gene encoding molybdate ABC transporter substrate-binding protein, producing MKIKQLFIMVIAMVIVVGCSGNGVKKTDVDEVELMISAAASLTDALTDLKNTYEAEHDNVSISFNFGSSGKLATQIEQGAPSDIFLSASSKDMDKVDSLGLIDKSTRVDFTKNALVLIANNDSQMTIRSFKEIDPATISHLAVGVPESVPVGRYTKEVFEHLGLWEPLQSKLVMGSDVRQVLTHVEMGNADLGVVYSSDAFISDKVKVLAESDPAWHAQIVYPGAIVKNTNHQQAAQDFLDFLISEKGQTVFEEYGFK from the coding sequence ATGAAGATTAAGCAGCTGTTTATAATGGTGATTGCAATGGTGATTGTAGTAGGCTGTTCAGGAAATGGTGTGAAGAAAACGGATGTAGATGAAGTGGAACTCATGATTTCAGCAGCCGCAAGCTTAACAGATGCTTTGACTGATTTGAAAAACACCTATGAAGCGGAACATGACAACGTATCCATCTCGTTCAATTTTGGCAGCTCTGGTAAATTAGCGACACAGATTGAGCAAGGAGCACCTTCGGACATTTTTTTATCCGCAAGCTCGAAAGATATGGACAAAGTAGATTCACTTGGTCTAATTGATAAATCGACAAGGGTTGATTTCACAAAGAACGCATTAGTATTGATCGCAAATAACGACTCCCAGATGACAATCCGCTCATTCAAGGAAATAGATCCTGCCACCATCAGCCACTTGGCAGTCGGTGTACCTGAAAGTGTGCCTGTCGGTCGATATACGAAAGAAGTATTCGAGCACCTCGGCTTATGGGAGCCACTTCAGTCTAAATTAGTCATGGGAAGCGATGTGCGGCAAGTTTTGACGCATGTGGAAATGGGCAACGCAGATTTAGGAGTCGTCTACTCCAGTGATGCCTTTATTTCTGATAAAGTGAAAGTATTGGCGGAATCGGATCCCGCTTGGCATGCACAGATTGTTTACCCGGGCGCGATTGTGAAAAATACAAACCACCAGCAAGCCGCTCAGGATTTCCTTGATTTCCTGATTAGCGAAAAAGGCCAAACTGTTTTTGAAGAATATGGCTTCAAGTAA
- the modB gene encoding molybdate ABC transporter permease subunit — MSGVDYSPLVLSLKVAVISTSIVFVLGVFFAHQFARRDFFGKSIIESFFMMPLVLPPTVVGFGLLILFGKKGWIGKWLLEWFDYQIVFTWIAAVIAAVVVSFPLMYQSAAAAFESLDEKLGNAARTMGASEWRVFWTITFPLAWPGVLAGLVLSFARGLGEFGATLMLAGYIPGRTDTIPMTIYFAVESGQMEKATFWVVIIVALGFSTIMWLNWWSKRNIRRFTNDNRNR; from the coding sequence ATGAGTGGAGTGGATTATTCACCTTTAGTATTATCATTGAAAGTAGCGGTCATTTCAACTTCGATTGTATTTGTACTCGGTGTGTTTTTTGCACATCAATTCGCACGCAGAGATTTTTTTGGGAAAAGTATCATCGAATCCTTTTTTATGATGCCACTCGTTTTACCGCCGACAGTCGTTGGGTTCGGGTTATTGATTTTATTCGGAAAAAAAGGATGGATTGGCAAATGGCTACTGGAATGGTTTGACTACCAAATTGTGTTTACATGGATCGCAGCCGTCATTGCAGCTGTCGTCGTATCTTTCCCGCTCATGTATCAAAGCGCTGCGGCGGCATTTGAAAGCCTTGATGAAAAATTGGGAAATGCCGCTAGAACAATGGGTGCGTCTGAATGGCGCGTTTTTTGGACTATCACGTTCCCACTTGCCTGGCCGGGTGTCTTGGCTGGTCTCGTGCTGTCATTTGCGAGAGGTCTTGGTGAATTCGGTGCAACGCTCATGCTCGCCGGTTACATTCCTGGAAGGACGGATACAATCCCGATGACGATCTATTTCGCTGTAGAATCTGGCCAAATGGAAAAAGCGACATTTTGGGTCGTAATCATTGTTGCGTTAGGGTTCAGTACAATTATGTGGCTGAACTGGTGGAGCAAGCGAAATATAAGACGTTTTACAAACGATAATCGAAACAGGTGA
- a CDS encoding ABC transporter ATP-binding protein, translated as MLEVKMKKKLSHYELHVDFYVDNEILVLFGPSGSGKTTILDSIAGLMQPDAGVIRMDERIFYGQDVHSMPAQARNIGYLFQDYALFPHMTVEKNIHYGVKKNVGKSDLVISQLLDVLGIQHLLQKYPHQISGGEKQRVALARALATEPSVLLLDEPLSALDKETRIECQSELLRLHALWQIPFIIVTHDFEEAERLGHRILFLEAGEIVERIDSMDSC; from the coding sequence ATGCTGGAAGTGAAGATGAAAAAGAAGCTTTCACACTATGAGTTACATGTGGATTTTTACGTTGATAATGAAATACTTGTGCTATTTGGCCCATCAGGCTCTGGCAAAACAACCATTCTGGATAGTATTGCAGGATTGATGCAACCCGATGCAGGGGTAATTCGAATGGATGAACGAATCTTTTACGGTCAAGACGTTCACTCGATGCCTGCACAAGCGCGCAATATTGGATACCTATTCCAGGACTATGCGCTTTTCCCGCATATGACGGTGGAAAAGAATATTCATTACGGCGTAAAAAAGAACGTTGGTAAATCTGATCTCGTCATTAGCCAATTGCTGGATGTTTTAGGTATCCAACATCTGCTGCAAAAATATCCCCACCAGATTTCAGGCGGGGAAAAACAACGTGTAGCACTGGCCAGGGCATTGGCAACAGAGCCGTCAGTTCTATTGCTGGATGAACCTTTGTCCGCCCTGGATAAAGAGACTCGGATAGAATGCCAGAGTGAGTTGCTTCGATTGCATGCATTGTGGCAAATACCTTTCATAATCGTTACACATGATTTTGAGGAAGCGGAAAGGCTCGGTCATCGGATTCTTTTCTTGGAAGCGGGTGAAATTGTAGAACGCATAGACAGTATGGATAGTTGTTGA
- the yfkAB gene encoding radical SAM/CxCxxxxC motif protein YfkAB, whose translation MTKIIEIVPKKTAMTSENDPWEAYLDMQQHGKMTLSSIEFTTTYLCNMRCEHCAVGYMLQPKDPDPLPIELLTARLDEIPHLRTISITGGEPMFSKKSVKNVVLPLLKYAHQRGVKTQMNSNLTMPLDRYEMIAPYLDVLHISHNWGTVDDFVEGGFANMERKPPVEKRAEQFQRMIENSRALAEMGVMVSAETMLNKRTLPYLETIHRQVVDEMKCARHEIHPMYPSDFASSLEVLTLDETREALHHILDVRDEDIWMLFGTLPFYPCSPAEEDLALLKRIYTSKNVSVRNDPDGRSRLNVNIFTGDVIVTDFGDTPPMGNITTDPLEEMLDRWMASPLAKTISCHCPVVKCLGPNLLVKDAYYEEIDFTKRSSNLQV comes from the coding sequence ATGACGAAAATCATTGAAATTGTACCAAAGAAAACCGCTATGACATCTGAAAATGATCCGTGGGAAGCCTATTTAGACATGCAACAGCATGGTAAAATGACATTATCAAGCATTGAGTTTACAACTACTTATTTATGCAATATGCGTTGTGAGCATTGCGCGGTCGGATATATGTTGCAACCTAAAGATCCTGATCCTTTGCCGATAGAATTGCTAACTGCCCGGTTAGATGAAATTCCACATTTGCGGACGATTAGCATTACGGGTGGAGAACCGATGTTTTCAAAGAAGTCCGTTAAGAATGTTGTATTACCGTTATTAAAATACGCGCATCAACGCGGCGTCAAAACGCAAATGAACTCAAATTTGACGATGCCTCTTGACCGGTATGAAATGATTGCGCCTTATCTGGATGTTTTACATATTTCCCATAACTGGGGAACCGTTGATGATTTCGTTGAAGGCGGATTTGCAAATATGGAAAGAAAGCCACCCGTAGAGAAAAGGGCAGAGCAATTTCAACGGATGATCGAGAATAGCAGAGCATTAGCTGAAATGGGCGTTATGGTTTCCGCTGAAACGATGTTGAATAAACGAACACTTCCTTATCTCGAGACAATCCATAGACAAGTTGTTGATGAAATGAAATGCGCAAGACATGAAATTCACCCGATGTATCCAAGCGACTTTGCGAGTTCATTAGAAGTATTAACGCTCGATGAAACAAGGGAAGCATTGCACCATATTCTGGATGTTCGCGACGAAGATATTTGGATGTTGTTTGGGACGTTACCGTTTTATCCATGTAGCCCTGCTGAAGAAGATTTGGCATTGTTGAAAAGGATCTATACTAGCAAAAATGTTTCTGTACGAAATGATCCCGACGGACGTTCTCGGTTGAACGTAAACATTTTTACGGGTGACGTCATTGTGACTGATTTCGGCGATACACCGCCGATGGGTAATATTACTACTGATCCGTTAGAGGAGATGCTGGATCGTTGGATGGCCAGTCCGCTGGCGAAAACAATCAGTTGCCATTGTCCCGTCGTCAAATGTCTAGGTCCTAATTTGTTAGTTAAAGATGCATACTATGAAGAAATTGACTTTACGAAAAGATCGTCTAATCTTCAAGTATAA
- a CDS encoding TIGR02206 family membrane protein, protein MDSTFKMFSIVHLAVLVVLFVAIVLLYRFRQNLKLEPDNSKRLERIIAITLLVCDVLYHIWLIQTDRWSLDHSLPLELCSLSLVVTILLLWTGNRHLVDFVIFAGIAGALQAIVTPDLDMNFPHFRFFHFFYTHTGIVMTGLYFIWVKGYSPTFIGAIRTFITLNAILPIIILVNLLFDGNYMFLRRKPQNGSLLDYMGPYPWYILWLEFTALMMFFIIWLVFRKRNTRTD, encoded by the coding sequence GTGGATTCTACATTCAAAATGTTTTCCATTGTTCATCTGGCAGTGTTAGTTGTTTTGTTCGTTGCCATTGTTCTACTATATCGATTTCGACAGAATCTTAAATTGGAGCCTGATAACTCAAAGCGGCTCGAAAGAATTATAGCCATAACGTTACTCGTTTGCGATGTGCTTTATCACATCTGGCTCATCCAGACTGACAGGTGGTCTCTTGATCATTCGCTGCCGCTTGAGTTATGTAGCTTATCTCTTGTTGTTACGATTTTGTTATTATGGACAGGAAATAGGCATTTGGTTGATTTCGTCATCTTCGCAGGGATTGCAGGAGCTTTACAGGCAATTGTGACGCCAGATTTGGATATGAACTTTCCGCATTTTCGTTTTTTCCATTTCTTTTATACCCATACAGGAATTGTTATGACAGGCCTTTATTTCATTTGGGTAAAAGGCTATTCGCCAACATTCATTGGCGCTATCAGGACTTTCATTACGCTTAACGCTATACTGCCGATTATTATCCTTGTTAATCTGCTATTTGATGGAAATTACATGTTCTTACGAAGGAAGCCACAAAACGGTAGCTTGTTAGACTATATGGGTCCATATCCGTGGTATATCCTTTGGCTTGAATTTACAGCATTGATGATGTTCTTCATTATTTGGCTCGTTTTCCGTAAACGCAACACCCGGACAGATTAA